A genomic segment from Pedobacter sp. MC2016-14 encodes:
- a CDS encoding RagB/SusD family nutrient uptake outer membrane protein, which yields MNKRLKIAFAVLISGAICTGLSSCKKDYLNVDEYLYDMTQVDSVFSNQDKLRTYINGIASYLPDEEKLWSNSWSPYQQATDENFTSWNDGSHAGIKLMLNEITPFAANTYFNNYANWYKGIRKANTVIARIEEAKGLSVTTKRQYLGEMYYLKGYFLYLLVQQYGPAVIPSDDVLDLNDDGETLSQERSSYDDCVAYIAKNMELAVGYLQPNQEALNDIYRPTSGAAMAVMSRVLLVAASPQFNGNPSYANWTRKDGSLFISNVYDNTKWGKAAAAAKRVMETGLYELFTYPKGADMDPLAPNVPTENYPNGAGGIDPYRSYKYSFIGEVPANSNREVIWCTNVNPTGSGSSLNLSTMSFLGGWNGLNLTQDLVDSYRMKDGNSITNSSTTYPYPSTAESSLSIPAAKTVSDVQLTANTSRMYNNREARFYATIGFNHSYWKGTSYTGSGAYTNLEVTYYSNGNAVPNVNQVNDYNHTGYTCIKYNHHTDNMQAAGAIRAKTFPIFRYAEILLNYAEALNEMTGSYTDPTTGITVSRNLTEIQSAFNRVRFRAGLPGLSAAELASPATIREAIKLERKIEFACEGRRYHDLRRWMDAPDAMTKPVVGMNIKASSGQKDLFYTRTILVEELTKRNWSFKMYFWPIPQVSMNKNSKLVQNPSW from the coding sequence ATGAATAAAAGACTTAAAATAGCATTCGCAGTTCTTATTTCTGGTGCAATTTGTACAGGGTTAAGTTCCTGCAAAAAAGATTACCTGAACGTGGATGAATATCTATACGATATGACGCAAGTGGATAGTGTGTTTTCTAACCAAGATAAATTACGGACCTATATCAATGGAATTGCTTCTTATCTTCCGGATGAGGAAAAGTTGTGGAGCAATTCATGGTCACCCTATCAACAGGCAACCGATGAAAATTTTACCTCATGGAACGATGGAAGTCATGCAGGTATAAAATTGATGTTGAACGAGATTACACCATTCGCCGCCAATACCTATTTCAACAATTATGCAAACTGGTATAAGGGCATTCGTAAAGCGAATACCGTCATTGCCAGGATTGAGGAGGCAAAGGGTTTATCCGTTACCACTAAACGACAGTACCTTGGCGAGATGTATTATTTAAAAGGGTATTTTTTGTATCTGCTGGTTCAGCAATACGGCCCGGCCGTAATCCCTTCGGACGACGTGTTGGATTTGAATGATGATGGAGAAACATTGTCCCAGGAACGCAGCAGTTATGACGATTGCGTAGCTTATATCGCTAAAAACATGGAGTTGGCTGTGGGCTACTTACAGCCCAATCAAGAAGCCTTAAACGACATTTATCGCCCAACCTCAGGTGCTGCTATGGCAGTAATGTCTAGGGTTTTACTTGTGGCTGCAAGTCCGCAATTCAACGGAAATCCATCTTATGCAAACTGGACACGAAAAGATGGTTCGCTTTTTATCTCCAACGTGTATGACAATACCAAATGGGGTAAAGCTGCTGCTGCCGCTAAGCGGGTGATGGAAACCGGCTTGTACGAATTGTTTACCTATCCAAAAGGTGCAGATATGGATCCTTTGGCACCCAATGTGCCAACAGAAAACTACCCGAATGGCGCAGGGGGCATTGATCCTTACCGGAGTTATAAGTATAGTTTTATTGGAGAGGTTCCGGCGAACAGCAATCGCGAAGTGATCTGGTGTACCAATGTAAATCCCACTGGAAGTGGTTCTTCGCTAAACCTATCTACGATGTCTTTTCTAGGTGGCTGGAATGGATTGAACCTGACACAGGACCTGGTAGATTCTTACAGAATGAAAGACGGAAACAGTATTACAAATTCGAGTACAACCTATCCCTATCCCAGTACTGCTGAATCCTCGCTTTCTATTCCTGCGGCGAAAACAGTTTCAGATGTACAATTAACGGCAAATACGTCAAGAATGTACAACAATAGGGAGGCGCGTTTTTATGCGACCATAGGCTTTAACCATTCGTATTGGAAGGGCACTTCGTATACCGGATCAGGAGCTTATACGAATCTTGAAGTTACCTATTATTCAAACGGAAATGCAGTGCCTAATGTGAACCAGGTAAATGATTATAACCATACGGGATACACCTGTATCAAGTACAATCACCATACGGATAATATGCAAGCAGCGGGGGCAATCAGGGCTAAAACTTTTCCCATCTTCAGGTATGCGGAGATTCTTTTGAATTATGCAGAAGCCCTGAATGAAATGACCGGAAGTTATACTGATCCAACGACAGGAATTACCGTAAGCAGAAATTTAACGGAAATTCAAAGTGCCTTTAACCGGGTGCGTTTCCGGGCCGGTTTACCGGGACTTTCTGCTGCAGAGCTGGCAAGTCCGGCAACGATAAGGGAGGCGATCAAATTGGAACGTAAAATTGAATTTGCCTGTGAAGGCCGCCGTTACCACGATTTAAGAAGATGGATGGATGCACCGGATGCCATGACCAAACCAGTGGTGGGAATGAACATCAAGGCTTCCAGTGGACAGAAAGATTTGTTTTACACAAGGACCATTTTGGTGGAGGAGTTGACAAAGAGGAATTGGAGCTTTAAAATGTATTTCTGGCCTATACCGCAGGTTTCTATGAATAAAAACTCCAAACTGGTACAAAATCCAAGCTGGTAG
- a CDS encoding BT_3044 domain-containing protein, translating to MKKLNFILCSFTSIVVLLGGCKKKDEPLDREQYIKQVYLVGANRTNNEGRAIVKLNYANGADAESSFNLSVAVGGSLNVDRDVTATVADAGIAQITNYNNLYLFKPTDIKYQQLSDVLYRIPNKDVIIKANEVYGTTPVYIKTANLNPDLLYAFTVKIAKVSEPDYVTIRKTDSVLMVSLTLINAYSDYSYSIVGQYYNLNTPAVTTSLSLPVRQLKATSYNTVRFFHLSNSEDNASIVPYGVKIQVAADNTLTISSAGTLVISGGGGTYNPTAKKFDIWYNYVVAGVTYQFKGTLTANLPLAT from the coding sequence ATGAAAAAATTAAATTTTATACTATGCTCGTTTACATCCATTGTTGTGCTTTTAGGTGGCTGTAAAAAAAAGGATGAGCCATTGGATCGGGAGCAGTACATTAAACAGGTATACCTTGTTGGCGCCAACCGGACGAATAATGAAGGTAGGGCTATTGTTAAACTGAATTATGCAAATGGGGCGGACGCAGAATCTTCCTTCAATTTATCGGTCGCTGTTGGTGGAAGCTTAAATGTAGACAGGGACGTTACCGCTACGGTAGCTGATGCTGGTATTGCGCAAATTACCAATTACAACAACTTGTATTTGTTTAAACCTACTGATATTAAATATCAGCAATTGAGTGATGTTTTATACAGAATCCCGAATAAAGATGTGATAATAAAGGCAAACGAGGTTTACGGAACAACGCCTGTATACATTAAAACAGCTAATTTAAATCCCGATTTATTGTATGCTTTTACGGTCAAAATAGCCAAAGTATCAGAGCCGGATTATGTAACAATCCGAAAAACTGACTCGGTACTGATGGTCTCTTTAACCCTGATTAATGCCTATTCGGATTATAGCTACAGCATTGTTGGACAGTATTATAACCTGAATACCCCGGCAGTTACTACGTCTTTATCTCTTCCAGTGAGACAATTAAAGGCTACCAGTTATAATACGGTACGCTTTTTTCATTTGAGTAATTCGGAAGATAATGCCAGCATAGTCCCTTACGGTGTAAAAATTCAGGTTGCGGCAGACAATACTTTAACCATTTCCTCAGCGGGTACCTTGGTGATTTCTGGAGGTGGAGGGACCTACAATCCAACGGCCAAAAAATTTGACATCTGGTACAATTATGTAGTTGCTGGTGTTACCTATCAATTTAAGGGAACCTTAACTGCAAATCTACCTCTTGCAACGTAA